TTATGGATTCCGAATCGCCGCCGCGGCGAAGCGAGTTCCTGCTTGATAGCCTGTTTATGAACAGCCGGCCCTTTTCAATGGAGCGGCCGTTGGTAGAAGAAGACCCCTTTCCCGACAGGAGGGGGGTACTGAATGTTTACGCTGTTTGACCGCGTCAATCGGGTCAGCCTTTCCATTTCCCATGAGAAATCGTTATTTCAAAAACCTGCTGTTGTCACTTTGTTCGGTTCTGGTCTGCATGCTGGCATTCGAATCAGCCATCCGTTTGCTGGGCGACTATGACTTGGACGGCAATTTCATTATATTCGGACGGACTCTCAGGCCATACCAGATACCGGCCATGACCATGCAGCAGAAAGTGGCAGAATATCTAGCCGCCGGGCGTACCAGTATCAGGTACGACGCCCGCCTCGGATGGGCGCCGAGACCGGACAATATTTCATCGAACGGACTCTATGCATACAATTCTTATGGAATTCGAACAAGTACCATGGCGCCGGTCGAATACCCCATGTCTCCTGCGGAGAATCGATTGCGAGTCCTCATTATCGGAGATTCCTATTCGCGGGGTGATGAAATCCCCTTTGAAAACAGCTGGGGATATCTTCTTGAAAAAAAACTTCTGCATCTCGGAATAAATGCCGAAGTAATAAATATGGCTGTGGGCGCCTATGGCATGGACCAGGCATTTTTACGCTGGCAGGAGCATGGCCAGAGGTTATCACCCGATATTGTCCTGTTTGGCCTGCTGATGGAGAACGTGCAGAGAAACGTAAACCTGTTAAAACCCATCTATCAGCCCAACACCGGCCTACCCTTTTCCAAACCACGATTTATCATCGTCCATGACGGCCTGCAGTTGATAAACGTGCCCACGCTTCCACCGCTGCAATTATCCGCCATCCTTAAAAACCCGTCAAGCTGGAGCTTGATTCCCCACGAACACTTCCTCGGCCCGAAATATTCTCAAGACCCGTTCTGGCTAAACAGCAGACTGGCCGCCCTTATTCAGGAGGCCGTATCTCCAGTGGAATCCGACCCGTTTTTCTATGACCTGGACAATGAGTCGGCAATACTGACGTTGAGTCTGATACACAGATTCAAGCAGGAGATCGAGGCCGCAGGCAGCGACCTTCTTATCGTCCACATTCCGATTATTCTTGATCTCATCCGGCTCCGGCTTGCCCGGCAACCGGTCTACACCGATTTGATGAAAGAAATTGAAAAGGATACCGTGGTCATTCCAACCCAGGACGCGTTGTTGGAAAAGGCAGACCAATCATCTTTGTTTTCCCTCTATATGCCGGGAGGACATTATTCTGCCGAAGGGAATGAAGTGATTGCCGGAGAGGTTGCGGCATACATCGCCGCGTCCCGGCAACTGTGATGGGGAGGTAGCACAACGATTAAACCCCTGGTAAGCGTTCACCAGCACCCCATCTTCGCACGATCAGGCCGGCTCACATAGGCATACTATGGATTCGCCGGCCTGCTTGCACGAATCCGTGGCACTGGTCAACGCTTACAGGCCGGTGGTTTCCGTAAATTTGTAGCCCCTGGTGAACGGTTACTAAACCTGGCAATGGGGACTGTTTCTCGTCAGTCCCCATTGCCGCGGACTCCATAATATCGGACAACCAGGCCATAGACTATCAGGGCGACGATGGCGGCCAGGACCGGCTGCACCTTGCCCAACACGAAATATACTCCCCCCCAAGCCAGTCCCCCCACGAAGACTGGTTTCAGCGCCTTCAGTTTAATAAACGGCAGATGACGATGGAGTTGGCTGATAATGATAACGGTCATCACAAACCGGCAGGCCAGAAGATTGCCCGCCGCCCCGACGGCGCCCGCAACCGGAATAAGCAAGAGGCCCAGCAGCAGGCTGACGCCGGCCGGCACGAGATGGAAAAGCAGGAGCCGCCGCTCCTGCCTCATTGCCATGAAGGCATAAATGGCCATGTTGTTGACAAAAGAAAGCAGAGTTGCCGGGGCCAGGATTTTTAAAGGAAGCACGGCAGCCTGAAATGGCGAGCCGTACAACAAGGGCAGAAACCAGCCGCCGAGAGTACCCAGAAAAAAAACTACTCCCATCCCATAGATTATCAGCTGCCGGAAGTACTCACGCAACCTGCCGGCCAGTTGTTCCTTCCCCTGGTCGGCGGCGGCAACCAGACTGGGGAACAGGACAGCGCCGATAATAATTTGGGACACAAGCCCGGAAAAACCGCTGGTCAGATCATAGGCCGCCCCATAGAATGCAACCTCTGATAACGGCTGAAACTGCTTGAGCAGAAATATCTGGATATAATTGTAAAACGAGCCCAGGACGCTGACACCGGCAAAGAGCAAGATATGAGCGGCCTGCCCCGCGGGGAGCAGCCCCCCCCTGTTTGTCAGGGTGGGCGTTAATTTTAACCTGCGCGCTCCGACGACCGCCACCAGGAGTTTCAATCCGTTGCAGATCACCAGGAAAAAAACCAGCCTGGTCACTCCCAGTCCCAAGAGGAGGCAGGCTGCGCCATATAACGCCCCGACCAGGTTGGCCCCGGCCCGGAACCCCCCCTCCCTGACCTGACGGCCCTCGGCCCGGAATAGATTAAAAAAGGACTCGGCCAGGCCGTCCATGACCTGACCGACGGCAATCGCCAGAACCACCACGGATTGAGTGTTGTTCCATCCTTTGAGGAAGCCGAACAGGGCAAGACCGGCCAGGATCAGCCCGCCCAGGATTATCTTTATTCGAACGATCCGGGCAAGGACCTCACCTCTACCCTGCAGGGAGAAAGAAAACTCCCGCAGAGAATACTGGTCCAGCCCCAGGGCCAGGACCGACCGAATCATGGCGGCCACGCCAATGCCGAACATGAAAAGGCCGTAACCGGACTGATCCGTCCTGGCCAGCCAGAGAAGGAGCAGAGAAATAAAACCGTCCTGAATGCCTTTACTGGCAGACAAAGCCATTGCCCGGGCCAGGAAATTCTTAGTCCCCATCCGCTGGCTCCGGGATTATCAGGCCATGAAAAAACAGAACACTGAACAATGACATATTGTGGTCTTTCATTTGCAAACGGTTTTTTATCGCATCTTCAAGGTCGACAAAGTATGATGTTTGCCCAAAACATTAACAATCTACAGGCGTTACTTTATAACTTCAAGCTTTGACAACGGATTCTCAGGCAACGGCACACTTTCCCGCGGGTCCGGACCGGCGCCTGGAAATAATCATCGGAAGGGAAACCGGCTCGTGAGACCACCCAGGACCGCTTATATCCTTTTATGGTTTCCCAAGGCCTCCGAGACCTTCATCTTCAACGAGGTGAATACCTTACGGAAATTGGGACTGCCGGTAATGGTTTTCTGCCTCTATGGCACCAGGGCCGCGGGACTGTCACCGGAGATGGAGGCAGGTGCCGGAGATGTCGAAAGATTGGGCCTGCCGCTCCTGAAAAAAATCTTTGCGGATTTTCTCTATTGGTGGAAACGTGACCGCCGTTGTCTCGTTAAACTACTCTGGTCGGTGCCTGAAAAGCGCTGGCGCGGGCTGGAGAAGACCGCGGAAAACATGTGGGCCCTTCTCTGCTCCCTGCACCTGGCCCGCCGCTTTCAGGAAGAAAAAATCGAACATATCCACGCCCCCTGGGCCGGCGGCCCGGCCACCGCCGCCTGGCAGGCCTCCCTGTTAACGGGCATCCCCTTCAGCTTTACCGCCCATGCCCGGGACATCTATCCCACCGACGGGGTCTTAAGTGATAAAATCCACAACGCCACTTTTGTCAGGAACATCTCCCAACACAATATCGATTACATGAAGAAATTTGCCGGCAACGACATGGGCAAGATCCACCTGACCTACTACGGTGTCCCGCTTAAGGAAACCGGCCCGGCCCCGGTTGCCATGCAGGCTCCGCTGCAACTCCTGGCCCTGGGAAGATTCGTCGGCAAAAAGGGATTTGACCATCTCATCCGTTGCTGCCGGATTCTCCTGGATTCCGGCCTCGACTTTCAATTGACCCTGGCCGGTGACGGACCCCACCGAAAACGGCTAAAACAGCTGGCCCGCCGGCTGGGACTTGACAAACGCATCAGCTTTCCCGGTTTTATTCCCCACAACCGGGTCCCGGCCCTGTTGCGGACGGCTGATATTTTTCTGATGCCCAGCGTGGTCCATTCATCCGGCGACCGGGACGGTCTGCCCAACGTCCTGCTTGAGGCCATGCTGCACCGGGTCCCGGTTATATCAACCGATATTGTCGGGATTCCGGAACTCATTACCAATGGCGTCAACGGAGTACTG
The Desulfobacterales bacterium DNA segment above includes these coding regions:
- a CDS encoding SGNH/GDSL hydrolase family protein produces the protein MLAFESAIRLLGDYDLDGNFIIFGRTLRPYQIPAMTMQQKVAEYLAAGRTSIRYDARLGWAPRPDNISSNGLYAYNSYGIRTSTMAPVEYPMSPAENRLRVLIIGDSYSRGDEIPFENSWGYLLEKKLLHLGINAEVINMAVGAYGMDQAFLRWQEHGQRLSPDIVLFGLLMENVQRNVNLLKPIYQPNTGLPFSKPRFIIVHDGLQLINVPTLPPLQLSAILKNPSSWSLIPHEHFLGPKYSQDPFWLNSRLAALIQEAVSPVESDPFFYDLDNESAILTLSLIHRFKQEIEAAGSDLLIVHIPIILDLIRLRLARQPVYTDLMKEIEKDTVVIPTQDALLEKADQSSLFSLYMPGGHYSAEGNEVIAGEVAAYIAASRQL
- a CDS encoding polysaccharide biosynthesis C-terminal domain-containing protein, giving the protein MGTKNFLARAMALSASKGIQDGFISLLLLWLARTDQSGYGLFMFGIGVAAMIRSVLALGLDQYSLREFSFSLQGRGEVLARIVRIKIILGGLILAGLALFGFLKGWNNTQSVVVLAIAVGQVMDGLAESFFNLFRAEGRQVREGGFRAGANLVGALYGAACLLLGLGVTRLVFFLVICNGLKLLVAVVGARRLKLTPTLTNRGGLLPAGQAAHILLFAGVSVLGSFYNYIQIFLLKQFQPLSEVAFYGAAYDLTSGFSGLVSQIIIGAVLFPSLVAAADQGKEQLAGRLREYFRQLIIYGMGVVFFLGTLGGWFLPLLYGSPFQAAVLPLKILAPATLLSFVNNMAIYAFMAMRQERRLLLFHLVPAGVSLLLGLLLIPVAGAVGAAGNLLACRFVMTVIIISQLHRHLPFIKLKALKPVFVGGLAWGGVYFVLGKVQPVLAAIVALIVYGLVVRYYGVRGNGD
- a CDS encoding glycosyltransferase family 4 protein → MRPPRTAYILLWFPKASETFIFNEVNTLRKLGLPVMVFCLYGTRAAGLSPEMEAGAGDVERLGLPLLKKIFADFLYWWKRDRRCLVKLLWSVPEKRWRGLEKTAENMWALLCSLHLARRFQEEKIEHIHAPWAGGPATAAWQASLLTGIPFSFTAHARDIYPTDGVLSDKIHNATFVRNISQHNIDYMKKFAGNDMGKIHLTYYGVPLKETGPAPVAMQAPLQLLALGRFVGKKGFDHLIRCCRILLDSGLDFQLTLAGDGPHRKRLKQLARRLGLDKRISFPGFIPHNRVPALLRTADIFLMPSVVHSSGDRDGLPNVLLEAMLHRVPVISTDIVGIPELITNGVNGVLVPEKDPAALARAVRQLAGSRQAALAMAEQGRKVVLNKFDSGRNYQKVMDLIIANSAPGPAEALSTG